The window CAGAATTGACGAATATCATCGCGGCTTCATCAGGTGGAATGAAGGCCAATGATGTTGCAAAGAAGGCTCTGGACGGCATCAAATCCGGGAAGTTTATTGTCCCCTGCAACTTTGACGGCGCAATGTTGGCTATAGCCACTGCTGGTTTATCCCCACAGAGCTCCCCTGTAATGGCATTCCTAGAGGTGATTGGTGCTGGACTCATGAGGTTTGTAGCGCTTTGTTTCCAGTGGAATTGGTTTTCTACCATAGAGAGCtactatgccaagaacaagaagcgcGAGTGAGATCACAATACAACGTGACACACCCGGATACCAATTTTGTTGAGTTCGTCGGAGTTGAAAGACTAACAAATAAATTGTCTTGTTGGTAACCTGATTTGAATCTCATGTAATGGGCATGCAGAGTACCTGTAGTTCTGCTTCTCAGTTTTAGCTTTACCTCGTTTAGATCATGTGTACAGTGTAGATTTCAGCAAAGCAATGAAATAAAGGCACAAATTTCGTGGATTTGTGATTTGACCCGCTTGAGATCGAGCTGTTCTTGTGCAAATCACTGGTTTTGGAAGACTGTAGCCACCTGCACTTTAGGGGcatgttttcatttattttatcTGAATTCCCCCAAACATTTGGCCTGTTTTGGGGCAAATTACATGGGCGCCAGCCGTGTAGCTCAAAGTTGAAAAATGAAATATAAAGATTGGACGAATTTGGATGGATTGTcgtaaaattttgcaaaaatggAAATGCCACTGCACATGTCGAACCAAAAGGACTCGCTTCCAATTTCCATTATGAAGCGTCCAGATGGAGAGTGACGGACGAGATTGCGCGGACTCCTGGAGAGACCAATCCATGGTTTACTCCCTCGTGGCCTCGTCCCGCGGAAAGATTAGGCTGTTGCCGCAGCGGTGACTGGTGAGCAGCAAGCTTGCGGTGCTCCCCGTGGATTCGTTCATGGCCTCGGCCTCTCCCTGCGCCTGCGGCGCTCCATCCCCGTCGCTGCGATGCCCTCTCTCCCTGTCGCTCCCCTTCGCTTCCTTTCCTCCCGCCGTccggctcgccgccccgccgcttCTCCTGCGCCGCATCGCCGTCTCGCGTCCAAGAGCCGCGTCAGCACTGGAGGCCCTCGTGATGGAGTCAGACGACGAGGATGAGGACGAGGGCGAGGAATCGGAGGAGTACGGGGCGGGTCTGTTCCAGggcgaggcgtgggcggcggcggccgacgagAGGGACGCGGTGAGGTCCCCCGAGCTGCAGGTGTTCGAGCTCGAGGAGCTGCCGGAGCAGTGGCGGCGGTCCAGGATCGCCTGGCTCTGCAAGGAGCTCCCCGCATACAAGCACTCCACTTTCACCCGCATCCTCAACGCCCAGCGCAAGTGGATCACGCAGGATGACGCCACCTACATCGCCGTCCACTGCCTGCGCATCCGCAACAACGATGCAGCTTTCCGGGTGAGTATTCAGTGCTCCGAGCTGCCACCTCCCTCCCATTACCTGTTCGATCAACTGCCCCTTACTCTGTATATGTGAATGTGTGCTTACAAGCTGGAGTTCTTGCTCCGGAACTGTTCGATGAATTGCCATAGTTGTAAATGTACAGTAGGTTCAGTAGGTTGACATATGGATGATTCAAAATTGCTTTCAGGTGTACAGCTGGATGGTGCGGCAGCACTGGTACCGCTTCAACTTTGCACTAGCGACAAGGGTGGCCGATTGCTTAGCCAGAGAAGGCAAGGTTGAGAAGTGCCGAGAGGTGTTCGATGCGATGGTGAAGCAAGGCCGGGTGCCTGCTGaatccaccttccacatattGGTGGTTGCATATCTCAGCGTGCCAGGGGGGCGTTGTTTTGAGGAGGCATGCACCATCTACAATCAGATGATACAGATGGGTGGCTACAAGCCTCGCCTTAACCTGCACAATTCAGTGTTCCGGGCACTTGTGAGCAAGACAGGAGGCACGGCGAAGCACAATCTCAAGCAGGCTGAGTTTGTTTATCACAATATAGTCACGAGCAATCTTGCAGTGCACAAGGATGTTTTTGTGGGGCTTATCTGGATTCACAGCTATCAAGATGTCATTGATAGAGACAGGATCAAAGCTCTTAGGGATGAGATGAAGCGAGCGGGGTACGAGGAGACTACTGATGTGCTGGTGTCACTGATGAGGGCCTTCTCCAAGGAAGGTGATATTAAAGAAACAGAGGCAACATGGCATAGGCTTCTTCAGAGTGGTTGTGAGCTCCCTGCTCAGGCTTATATCTGCCGAATGGAGCTTTATGCGCGGACTGGTGAGCCTATGAAATCCCTTGAAATGTTCAAGGAAATGAAGGGCCGGAATGTATCTCCCAATGTTGCATCGTATCATAAGATAATTGAGATAATGGCAAAAGCTAGAGAGATAGAGACCGCAGAAAGACTCATGGATGAGTTTGTTGAAAGCCATATGAAACATCTGATGCCAGCCTTTATTGACATGATGTATATGTATCTAGATCTTGATATGCATGACAAATTGGAGCAGACATTCACAAAATGCCTTGGCCAGTGTCGTCCGAATAGAATATTGTACACCATCTATCTGGAATCATTGGTGAGGATTGGAAATATTGCTAAGGCCGAGGAGATCTTTGGTGAAATGCATAAAAATGGGACGATAGGTACCCATGCCAAGTCTTGCAACATCATGCTTAGAGGGTATCTTTCTGCAGAGGACTATCAGAAAGCTGAAAGCATTTATGATTTAATGTGCAAAAAGAAGTATGATGTACCAGTGGATACTTTAGAAAAACTTCAAAGTGGTCTCCTCACCAGCAAGAAAGTTGTCAAGCCGCCAAAACCTGTGAGCATGAAATTGGATGAAGAGCAGCGTGAGATTTTGATTGGTTTGCTACTTGGAGGCACTCAAATTGAATCTCATGCACAGAAAGGGGTTCACATCGTCAACTTTAAGTTCCAAGAAGATTCCAATGCTCATTCAGTTCTAAGGGCACACATTCATGAACGTTTCTTTGAATGGCTTCCTTCAGCATGCAGATCATTCAATGATGACAGTGAGATTCCTTATCAATTTTCAACCATACCCCATGCACATTTTGGATTCTTTGCAGATCAGTTCTTCCTGAAAGGCCAGCCAGTTCTCCCAAAGCTTGTCCATCGATGGTTATCCCCACGTGTTCTGGCATATTGGTTCATGTTTGGGGGCTTCAGACTCCAATCAGGTGATATTGTTCTTAAGGTCAGTGGTGGGAACATTGATGGCATTGAAAGGATTGCGAACTCCTTACAAACACGGTCTTTAACATGTAAAGTGAAGAGGAAAGGAAGATTCTTTTGGATAGGTTTTCAGGGAAGCAGTGCTGACTCGTTCTGGAAAATTATTGTACCTTATGTATTGGACAGTTTTACAGGTTCTACGACTACGATGCAGGAAAGTCATAGCATTGGTTCAGATGGTTCGCGAGATAGTGATACCAGTTATAAGGATGATACGCAGAGGTATAATACAGAAACTGAACGGTGAGGACAGTGTACGTTCACAAGTATTATAGGCTCTACAATTTTGGTTAGACTTCATGTACTATATTGGCTATGCATGGTTTCCTACTAACACCAATTGCCCAGATTGATCTGTTACCTAGCCATCTGTTCCTCTGTGGTTGTAGAGTTGTACTCTAGACAGTTCTAGGCAGAAATATTTATATTCCAATTTGCACATGTGTTCAGTTTTGCTCTCCATTCGCTGTTGGTTTCCATGATTTTCACAGCAGCCCCCAACAACTTGCATCTTGCACCAAAAATTCATGGAGGGGCTCCAGGGGGCTCCAGGGCTCCGGTGGCGGTAGGGGAGGCTTAAGCCCTACTGACCCACCGCTGGATCCGCCCTGAGAAATACATCATTTTTAGAAAACCTCTGGATGACAGCATATTTACCATACCACTAATACCACTACTTGGTTCCCTAAGATCTTAACAAATAACAATTGTACTGATTCACATTCACCTGCACTCTTCCAGAATTATttttcatgcaaagatgaatgAACAAAACAATCCTAGCCAACTACTACAACCTGTGCTAATCCTAGCCAACTACCTACCTACCCTACAGATCTCCATGCAAGAGGCTGGTCAGCAGGCTAGTGAGAAGCTGATCCCTCCTCTCGGCCCTGGCCTCCTCCTtcatcctcctctgctcctcgcGCTCCATCCACACCCGCTCCAGCACCAGCCGCTCCCGCTCCATCCGCTGCATCGActgccgccactgctcctcgaAGAAGAGCCGCTCCCGCGCCTGCCTCTCCATCATCTCGTGCCGCTGCACCTCCAGGCGGAGCTGCTGCTCCAAGAAGTCCCGCAGCAGGCCGCGGAGCggcgtcttcctcctccgctcgtcgtcgtcggtTTCGTCgtcgtggccggccggccttcgCTGCTTCCGTTTCGCCGGAGCTCGCCCCGGTTCGCGCCCAGGGGCCTGGCTCTGCATGCTCGCACTAATGTTCCTTCCCCCCTGGTGAAAACGACTCATTGGTTACACGACGAACATCGCGCCATTGAGGGCGCCGGGCCTGTTGCGATTCTCGGCAGCCTCGAACGGAGCCATGGCGTCGACCATGCTTCGGTAGCAGAGCATGATGCGGAAtgcggaagaagaggaggagacgAGGCTCAGGGACGACCGACCTTGCTGCCGCGGCCGAGGAAGCTCTCCGTCCTAAGCTCGCGGTGCTCAGGGATGCAGCCAGCGGCGGTTGTGGGCTTGTGGCCCCGCGCTCTTGCCGCCGCTTCGGCGGAGACGCCGCGTTCCAGCCGCGCTCGACGACGAGCTCtcttcgtcgtcctcgtcccACCGAGCGCCCGCCCAGGCCCAGCCGCGGCAGCAGCACCCACCCTCTCCTCCCGGCTCCCAGGTGTGACGCGACGCAAGTGCATCAAAGGAAACGCGTACGTGCTGGCTGGTCAACGTGGCGTGGGAAGGCGAGACCCGGGCCGGTGGGGACGCCCCCCGCGCGCTGACAGGGCCCGGCCCGGAGCAGCCAGAGGCCAGACTGGCTCGCTGCACGGCGGCCGTCGGGCTTCTCGTCGTCTCTCTGACGCCTCGCCAACCTCCTCGGCGCTCCGAATTCACCATTTCACACGCCGCCACGCCCTGGGTGTGAAGTGTGGACGGCTTTGCCGCCGTCCCCACGGGCAGCCGCAGCGCAGCGCGCCACGTCATCCACGATCCCCGTGGTCTCCCGACACGCTGATTCGGAATGGAACGCCGATGCGAGATCTCGCGACTTGCGGtttcttcccccccccccccccccccctctctctctctctctctccccctttttgcAGCCGAGGCAGCTCGCGACAATTGACCCGTGACCTCTCCTCGTCCAGCACGGCTCGGGGGAGTCGCAGCCGGTCGGGTCCGTCCGTCAATGTGCGCGCCTCCGCACGACAGCGATGACGCGCACGCACGAGCCTGCCCGGACCGGCGGTcggaacgcgccgccgccggccgtctttGTTTTCACCGTGTCCCCAACCCCAAGGAAGCGAGGAGGACGAAGCGTCACGATGAGGCGTTCTGCAGGTGACGGCAcgaattttcccttttctttttgagaTACGGGGGACGACGGCACAGGGAGTCACATGCGCGGCGGTGGTACGGCAGATCGCGGGCAGCGGAATCCTGGAGGCCGCAGAGGCATCGGCCGCTTGGCCGCTTTCTGCAAGGGTGCGGGGTGCCCTCTCCCGCGTAGTAGCAGAGCAGTAGCAGGACAACGTCAAAGAGTAGCCGACGACACGAGTGTCTcgtacttcaacggctactccCTCGGTCCGAAAAGATCAAAAGAGCGTAAAACagcaggctgtgtttagttcatgaaattttttggatttggacattgtagcactttcgttgttatttgataattaatatctaattatggactaattagatttaaaaaattcatctcgtcatttacagttgaactatgtaattaattatttttatcaactgcatttaatgctccatgcatatgttcgaagattcgatgtgacagatactgtagaatttttttgggaactaaacagagccaCAGTTTAACTTCTTGGAGAATGAGTGTCATATTATTATTAGTTTTAAGACTGAGGGAGTACCTGCCGGGAGCCATAGGTACTCCGGGAGCCATTATATATCACTTCAGCGATGGGTACGCCAACCATCATCTCAAgcgatgaaatttttatgtagaGTGCAGATTTCTTGGACCGTGCATTGGACCTACTAATGTGTGATTAAGGTTTTCATCTAAAAAAAGATTCTATGCATGCAAAAGAGTACATAGATGATGGCATCACCCGCATGCATGTAAATTCAAAACTAAAAAAGACAATAAATATTAAACTGagtatccaaattaaatttggattgCATCATTATGTTTCTTATGACAAAATCTTCAAAACAAACCACACTTGCCTATATTTGCATGATATTTGAAAAAAAGTTATAATACTTAATAATAAATTGTCGCTACtaggaacaaatattttaacatgacaaataattattttcgaCGAACAAAAAAGTTAAACATGAGGaatataaataataatgtacgacgaacaaaatattacataTCACGAACATTTAGCTGTATAGGATAAATAATGAAAGATGAATATCGCGTATAAATAAATCAACATCACTGAACAATTTAGTCTACAaaacgaacaaataatttttATAGGATAAATAATGAAAGATGAATATTGCGTATAAATAAATCAACATCActgaacaatttaatctacaaaacgAACAAATGATTTGGCATTGCGAATAAGTTAGTTACACATAGAAAAATGCATTTACATcgcaaaaaatagaaaagaaataaaaagatcGGTAGAAATAGCATATGACAGCCTACCACCTAACTTGCACAGCAAGCAGAATGGTAGATATGGGTACATGACAAcatctgtcacacccggttttaaggataaAACcaaatgcatagctatatgtatgccaggatcaaatttcatatatatagagacattataagtaaataatcagtaacagtatcacgtaaaagagaactaaaacaataaaacaattaaaagactatcagagttatacagcttatcctgaaaACAatggcttcaaacttcacaggcaatcgactgggggttgcgtacgcctagaactcagcatcatcttcaaaatctttatacaccttctccttctgagcagcagtaagtaagggtgagtacacttatggttggtactcagcaaggccacaagaaataaccagaatgtgatttatatccatctttaagtttattaatcatgtgagggtccaagccgctttTGACCTtaagcacggctaaccggttagttttaactctgcagaggttgtacactttcaccgcaattcgcgtaaaagttccgaagaactttgaacccaaccacgcatgtgcTAGCTAGACATAATACCACACTTTTGAGGTGCGATTGCATAGGAACGCTACGAggtctttacaaagattccctaacaaatgacaatccgctaa is drawn from Panicum virgatum strain AP13 chromosome 1N, P.virgatum_v5, whole genome shotgun sequence and contains these coding sequences:
- the LOC120656929 gene encoding pentatricopeptide repeat-containing protein OTP51, chloroplastic-like, which produces MASASPCACGAPSPSLRCPLSLSLPFASFPPAVRLAAPPLLLRRIAVSRPRAASALEALVMESDDEDEDEGEESEEYGAGLFQGEAWAAAADERDAVRSPELQVFELEELPEQWRRSRIAWLCKELPAYKHSTFTRILNAQRKWITQDDATYIAVHCLRIRNNDAAFRVYSWMVRQHWYRFNFALATRVADCLAREGKVEKCREVFDAMVKQGRVPAESTFHILVVAYLSVPGGRCFEEACTIYNQMIQMGGYKPRLNLHNSVFRALVSKTGGTAKHNLKQAEFVYHNIVTSNLAVHKDVFVGLIWIHSYQDVIDRDRIKALRDEMKRAGYEETTDVLVSLMRAFSKEGDIKETEATWHRLLQSGCELPAQAYICRMELYARTGEPMKSLEMFKEMKGRNVSPNVASYHKIIEIMAKAREIETAERLMDEFVESHMKHLMPAFIDMMYMYLDLDMHDKLEQTFTKCLGQCRPNRILYTIYLESLVRIGNIAKAEEIFGEMHKNGTIGTHAKSCNIMLRGYLSAEDYQKAESIYDLMCKKKYDVPVDTLEKLQSGLLTSKKVVKPPKPVSMKLDEEQREILIGLLLGGTQIESHAQKGVHIVNFKFQEDSNAHSVLRAHIHERFFEWLPSACRSFNDDSEIPYQFSTIPHAHFGFFADQFFLKGQPVLPKLVHRWLSPRVLAYWFMFGGFRLQSGDIVLKVSGGNIDGIERIANSLQTRSLTCKVKRKGRFFWIGFQGSSADSFWKIIVPYVLDSFTGSTTTMQESHSIGSDGSRDSDTSYKDDTQRYNTETER
- the LOC120656931 gene encoding ensconsin-like, coding for MHLRRVTPGSREERVGAAAAAGPGRALGGTRTTKRARRRARLERGVSAEAAARARGHKPTTAAGCIPEHRELRTESFLGRGSKGGRNISASMQSQAPGREPGRAPAKRKQRRPAGHDDETDDDERRRKTPLRGLLRDFLEQQLRLEVQRHEMMERQARERLFFEEQWRQSMQRMERERLVLERVWMEREEQRRMKEEARAERRDQLLTSLLTSLLHGDL